One genomic region from Oncorhynchus kisutch isolate 150728-3 unplaced genomic scaffold, Okis_V2 scaffold1917, whole genome shotgun sequence encodes:
- the LOC116368412 gene encoding nidogen-2-like — MRQLVTPVKGPLKGEVEEVVHNSQTTETPSESLGRVQKETITMATLTIILLFSMAFALGDATIQPKTPCERARDAAINGPIGAYIPTCDAAGQYTPKQCSGSTGYCWCVTSTGQKILGTETPPGTAPIKCPCSGPRR; from the exons ATGAGGCAACTAGTCACACCTGTGAAAGGTCCTTTAAAAGGAGAGGTGGAAGAAGTAGTCCATAACTCACAGACAACAGAGACACCCAGTGAATCCCTTGGAAGAGTGCAGAAG gAGACTATCACCATGGCGACATTAACCATCATTCTGCTTTTCAGCATGGCTTTTGCTCTGGGAG ATGCTACGATACAACCCAAGACCCCCTGTGAGCGTGCTAGAGATGCTGCGATAAATGGCCCAATTGGAGCTTACATCCCAACGTGTGACGCCGCTGGACAATACACCCCTAAGCAATGTTCGGGCTCTACAG GTTACTGTTGGTGTGTGACCAGTACTGGACAGAAGATTCTGGGCACTGAGACTCCTCCAGGCACTGCTCCAATCAAATGTCCATGCAG TGGTCCTCGCAGATGA